Below is a window of Narcine bancroftii isolate sNarBan1 chromosome 13, sNarBan1.hap1, whole genome shotgun sequence DNA.
tgtctctatagcttttttattagattcctctaatttcttttttaagtcctctacctccatttctgctgctactgcccgctctttcatcttgtccattttctttcccatttctgttaaggtcatatctattttattcattttctcttctgtgttgtttcttcttcttcttaatcattaaattcctgtgtttgccattctttaaatgactgcatgtatcctttaataagagaaagtacaacctttatcttgcctttcccttcttcttctatttctctgtactcttcctcttcttcttcctctgggttggccatctgttgtttctttgttgcccttttcttctcttctttcttgtttccattgtcttctgtgttctcttcttactgcaggtgttctgcagctgtcgttgccggctgtggagatcgactccccagctggtcccccctcccgtcggtgtgttttttttcatgcgcggttgcgcacttttactcggctcagcgagccatttttgtagttcaatttgtaccgacctgagggagcgggtttctctctccaccgcgggcctcttcgaacaggtaaggccttttccttcttcctccgttgtcttctcttcctctcttcttaccgttgattgcgatttttctttttttgtcgccatcttctttccacctttatactcacttttctttaacttttatttctgtgcctttgtgttttcctttgttttttccgacttttctggagagggctggagttcaccgtccggccactactccatcacgtgattcccCCCGAATTTCCTCAAATTaaggtgggatttgaacttgtgGCTTTGAATCATTGgttctggacaacaatttttttcaaaagtttgcttcctgaaaaaaaaattgggaattttgacagacaacttcaaactaaatacaaaaataatttaagatttgctgtatcacgttggatgttggagaaacattaagtgACCTTTTATTGAATATAGCAAGTTAAATCGCATAACGTACATCTGAGCcgagctctcaggttgactgcacatgtcaCACAACAAATgcgaggagcccagggtttgaatcggtcaccaattttacaaccgaagtagaACTTAtcggctttcttaataagtaATCATGatgcgtctttgagccttaatGTAATAAAACGATGGGACATTTCTGCTgaactgaatcttcctgaaggtGCTATTTGTTAAGTAAACTCTCTATGCTACTGCCTGACGAATGTGTGCATCAATATGTGTTCAATctgtatcaatgtaatgcacagcatctgtatatgtgagctactCTTACAAccagtctgcatctatcctgacaaagcatgcccaggcctaagacaacatttgcctgCACTGAgcgcatgcccaggcatgcttggattcacggaaatcaccttaaaaatttcctatcatgtacaattttttAGGTACAACCTATTTTAGtgacttcctgtcatattttaaatctacttcaagcgTGCAAAATCATGAAGTggagaatgtgattgaaaatttgttttctgcattcgtaattggacgtcttccctgctgatcatggtgccgtcagtgacgaacacagtgaaaggtttatCCAggacagggcaactggaatccatcaatgctggccaactattgttggacactaacatgagaggcatcagatgctgagtacaaatgaagatCAGTGGCAAAACCTTTgagctaatgcaatgtgtcagcttcataattaaacatgctgaattcaataaaagttaatttaatgtttctccaacttcctatgagatacagcaaatctgaaattatctttgtgtccacCTTGAAGCTGTCTATTATAATCCCCCATTTCTTTTCAAGAAGCAAATCTTTTAACAAAAATTATTGACAATGAATTATTGGTAGCCTGGCTGTAAATTGCCGGTAGCATTATAACCTGGATAGCAGAAACCCTTTCCTTGGTTGTGAGGTAGTGACAACCTGCTTTGTGAGTTTGATTATGTAATTGTTTGCTTGCCTCAGGGTCTGTATAACAAGTGGCCAACGAGAAAACTGTGACATGACACTGGAAAGAGTTGTActacataattttatttttaaaacagggCAAATAAAATCAAAGGGGCATTTAATAAGTGTTTaacatggtggggggtggggcggtAAGACAGCAAGGATGGAGAAACAATTTCACAGGCAGGAGTTTGGAAATTGAGTGGTTGGAATCAGGATTATTCGAGATCGTTAACTTCACGTGATGATTTTGATTGGGTGTGTGttagaaggaggtacaggtgccgcAAAACCCGCATCACCAAGTAcaggaacagccgctacccctccaccatcagactcctcaatgacaaactcaatcagggattcatgccctttagatttttaaaattctctctccaCTGCACAATTTGTTgacattctttatctgtttacatttttttacttGTTTACAAGTGCACGGTGtgtacagtgttttttttttgcactgccaataagtggtaattctgcatcatccacaggaaaaatgaatctcggggttgtatgtgatgtcatgtatgcattctgacaataaatctaaatataAAGCAtttcagcacagttcaggcccttcagcccaccatgttgtgctgacctctggAACTATTTCATTTCTCCCTGCCTCACACCCAcagctctctatttttcttacatccatgtgcctaagtgaCTTTGAATGTCCCTCTTGTACTAGCCGCCaccatgaacccccccccccccaccccccagcaatgcataccaggcactcaccactccctgtgtaaaGAACTGTGCCTCTGACATTCACCCCAaaacctttctctcctcaccttaaaccgGTGTCCTGTGGTAATTTCTGTTGTCACCCCAGGAaggaggtgctggctgtccacctgatctaagcccctcataatcttgtatacttcCATCAAGTCACCTCTTCCGAGAGAAATGCCCCAATGCTCGATCGATCATGTTCTCCCATGTTTTTCCCTGAAAGGAGGGTGAAAGCAGTTTCAAGACTCACTTACCAAAGGGAATGAATACAAGATAAAGAGGGTGGTGATGGAATGATCCATTTTGGTGCTGTGCATCTCGGTAGGATTAGAAGTTGTTGTCAACTAGTCATGTTATACCGTATACAcgtgtgtaatagtcaaattttgtggccAACATTTTGGGTAAAATTTATAGGGTTGACAAttacttttgaccatggtaagtaccTGCCATCATTTGAGGTGTTGGGAGTTCCGATCGGTAGACAGCCAGGTCCGGGTGGAAAGTCCGCATTTGGGGCATCGGGAACTCGGATGGGCCTCGGAGAGTGTCCACGATCGGGGCATCAAGAGTTGTGATGAACGGGCAGGTGGCTGGGACCGGCTGGTAAGTTCACGTTCTGGGTGCCAGGAGCTTAGATAGATGGGCGCCGAGGCGAGAGAGACCGTGGTCGGGGGGGAGCTCGACTGAGCGGGTGGCCTTGGTCTAGGCAAGAGTTCACGGTTGGGGGCAATGGGAGCTTCAGTGGGTGGGCAGACTGGGCCCAGGCACGAGTCCGAGGTCGGGGCGCCAGGAGTTCGGTTGGCTGGGGCTTAGGCCAGAGTCGGCAGATGAGCTCCGGTGGGCAGGAGGCCGGGGCCTAAAATTCGGGGGGGGTGGTGTCAACTTTGTTatgcaatatatggaaaatactagattttggagccaaaaatagggggtcgaCCGATACATGGTATCGACTATTATTCGCGAATGTACAGTTTTGTACATTGGTTTGGAAATTTGATTGACTACGAAAAACATAGTTGCTACTTTATTGTGAATTTTGCATGTGTTGTTGGGGACTACTTCCTTCCCCTATACCTGAGCAGGTTTCATCAGGGTAACAAATGGATGTACTCCAGATAAAGGTGAGCCATTAAGCTCTCACCCAGTGATTACCATTGGTGCTCTTTGTTCAAATTTTAACGCTTCTCCCTCTTCTATTTCCTTCTTTCAGTATGTGGCATTTGCATCTCTGTTCTTCATCTTGCTGTCCATCACCACCTTTTGCCTTGAGACCCACGAAGCATTCAACCACATGGTGAACAGGACGGAGACGATCATCACGGGCAATAGCACCAGCGTGGTGGAGGATGTGGAGATCGAGACGGAGGCGTTCCTCACCTACGTGGAGGGCATGTGCGTCATCTGGTTCACCTTTGAGTTCCTAATGCGCATCATGTTCTGCCCCGACAAGAAGGAGTTCGTCAAGAACTCCCTCAACATCATTGACTTTGtggccatcctgcccttttacctGGAGGTGGGTCTGAGCGGGCTGTCCTCCAAGGCAGCCAAGGACGTTTTGGGCTTCCTGCGTGTAGTGCGTTTTGTCCGGATCCTCCGTATCTTCAAGCTCACCCGTCACTTCATTGGGCTTCGCGTCCTGGGCCATACCCTACGGGCCAGCACCAACGAGTTCCTCCTGTTAATCATCTTCCTGGCCCTTGGAGTGCTGATATTTGCCACCATGATTTACTACGCGGAAAGGATAGGAGCAGACCCCAAAGATATAACGGGCAACAAGCACACCAGCTTTAAGAACATTCCCATTGGCTTCTGGTGGGCAGTAGTCACCATGACAACCCTGGGCTACGGGGACATGTACCCAGAGACATGGTCTGGGATGCTGGTGGGAGCTCTCTGCGCTTTGGCCGGCGTGCTGACCATCGCAATGCCTGTCCCCGTCATTGTCAATAACTTTGGCATGTACTATTCGCTGGCCATGGCCAAGCAAAAATTACCAAAAAAGAAGAACAAGCACATTCCTCGGGCGCCCCAACCGGGCTCTCCCAACTATTGCAAGCCTGACATCAAGTCTCCGCAGAGGAGTGCCCAAGGTGACCCCTGCCCTCTTGCCCAAGAGGAGATCATCGAGATAAACCGAGCAGGTAAGGTTTGCTCTTGCTTGCATGGAGATGCTAGTTCCCAGCTTCCTCATTGGAATGTTATGGAGAGACAATAGGAATTTTATGGAGCAGGGGCAATTCTGTGTCCCGCTCCCCtactcatatgtctgtccatggccttgtgtgccatcccaccaagaccacccataaattggaggagcaacgcctgattttccatctgggcgcttccccactccccattctccctcccctccacatccttctttctttcctcccgctctccgcccccttcattcacagagccatttcctccccccctcccctgtttgctgctgtgccctccctcccttatccatccattacctcctgcctgtgggacccatgctcctccctccccccccccccaccattttgattGAGCGCCCACCTATATTttgcttgatgaaggcctcaggcccaaaatgttggtgatgtatctttatctttgctacataaagtacttggtttgacctgctgagtttctccggcctaGTGTTTTCACTTTTTAACTGAATGTGGGAATGTTGTGGAGAGACAGTATTGAACACAGCAAGTAAAAAGCATGAAAAATTGACTAAAACGAGTGAAACACTTTgtacagacgctgtgattgcagtgaaaacacaccaaaatgctggaggaactcagccattggaagtaaaggccgatgtttcgggcctgagccctttgttacgagcccagaggaccccaaaacccagcagcaatagatatttaccaaacaaaagttggttttatttatctttaaacatgaaaacagaatcacactttaacttatcactattgactgaactaacctaacttaacccctttctaattctgagcacatgtgtgtgtgcaagttcagaaaagttatttgattcacagtcctgtctcacttctcattcctccaagttcattggttgcaggcaattcttattctgtgcacagaatttaacatttatgaatttcaccagcttttggtgcttgaaaggtaaatggttactgctcaggaaggttcttgtcagttttcagagagagatttattgttccaggacattcacaacagcacggaaacaggccatttcggcccaagagcccGAACCAAttgtatccaattaacctacacccccagtacatttcgaaaaCTGGAGCGCCCCCCACCCCCGCCGGGAAAAAcacacgcagacaaggggagaacgtacaaactccttatggacagcgcgggatttgaaccccggtcccaatcgcttgcACTGTAATGATGTTGCATTAACCGCGAGGCCAACCATAACACACAAGCCTTTGGTGAAAAAagtagcaaatattcagccagcgtaGCACCTTGGTTGGGTTTTGCTcacagcagctgtttaaataaagttgtgtttgaataaaatggccacGCCCaggatgactctcttaaagtgtctccttatccctgttgaGTAAGAGTCGCCCcattcagaggctttatctgtaaacttggtctttCGGGTGCCTCattggcgggggagggggggtgagggggaggaacctgcagatgcagcgacagttaaatatttttaaagaatgtgactgaaaataaagtaaaatgcttttaaggtttatatattcatgcaggtgAAGTTTGATCAGTGTAAGTATAGCTTTTAAACTGTTTACTCCTTATGTAAgtttattagttaggcattgtaagcgTGAGTCTGAAGCAAAGGGAAATGCACTTAAACCTGCATCTTACAATTCCCGTAGGTGCCAGATCACTGTAAATTGATACAATCTGCCTTTAGGGATATGGTGAAAGTGGATGGAGAAAATTGTGAGATAATGGAGCAGATTCACAGCAGAGACTTATGAATGAGAAATCTCATTTGGCAAGCCTacatgagtttttgttttgttCCAATTATTAGGTAGATTAGTGGGAACATGACTCAAATCTATTTgcatttttataaaatatttgctCTTGTGTAATGCAAAGTATTTTTACACAATAAAGTGGGTGATGTATGAGGATAGGTTCACGGCTGGTTAACGATTAGAAAACGCAACCTAGGAATAAACAGGCCATACCAAGATGGCAGGTGAAACGTGGTGAGCAGAATAATCCAATAGTGCGCAGCCCGGCTGGCGTTGCACAACGCCTTTATGGTGACCAGGACCGGGGCTTGAATCCCAcgctggtctgtaaggagtttgcatgttctccccatgttcacATGGGTTATCCCTGgccgctccggtttcctcccgctgttcaaaatgtgtaggttaatggggtgcaaattgggcgacacggactcgtgggccgaaatggcctgcgctgtctgtctaaattaaagaAAAACCTTGCTGTCCATATTGATACCTTCAGTGAGGGGGCTGAGCATAATGTATTCACGTTTTCTGATGATACAAAGCGAGTGGGCAGGGGAACAGCTGGGAAGAGGCAAGGAGGCAGCAGAGATATATCGGCGATGAGTAAATGTGAGTGGGTAAACTCAGGGCAGCCGGAGTATAATGTGCGGAAGGGTGTGACACCCACAGCAGAAAAGCTGGAGAAGCCGAAGAGTTTAAAATTACAAGAGGCACTTGTAATTTAGaggccctaaccctaaccctaacccattgGTATTTCAAGCTATGTAGATGTATAGAATCTCAACAAGTAACATTAAGCCACTGCGTAGTTTCGACCTgctgatttctccagcattgtgcattttttctctgaAAATCGCGCTTGGGGCGTGGGCTGACGCCGCCGTCAGCCCCATCCCCTTTGCAGCCACTTTCAGCGGCGATCCTTTTGCGCAGGAGGTGGACttcgctccacctctgacactgctgtccttggcagagggaacctgGATCGCGTTGGACCAGTCAATCCACGACCTTttatgcaggtaagtggagcagGTGAAAAAGGAGAGGAAACCTGCCTTTACAAATCACTAATTtccataataaaacagaaaaggagattacatgaaatttcctttagtctaccgtcAGGCAGGCAAAGATTCGCTATTGGCAAGGATTGTCCAGTGGGCctgacagccagagaaagagaagctaaaaAAGGACTCCCCCAAGGTCACTGagagtccatggattcgcctccagcgttcCCACAGCCTCTTTAGCTGCACAGCCTTCAGTCCGAACCATCgataacccaagctccagatgcaaacctccgaCTTGATCAGGAGGCCTCCAGCACCCTCCTGCACCCCAGTCCCAATAACCTGGcacctccagcagtccgcagcccggtgCGAGTCCTTTGACAGCAGTCACCAGCTGTCCACATCCCGCATAGAtaccttgccttgagtcaccaacagctgcCATTGGAGAAGAAATCAATTTTATTTGCGAGAAGCTTGAAGGGTGAGGGTAAAGAAATATTGATGGATATGGATGTGACCACACTGGGATTGCAATCATTAAAAGTTGATGGCAATCATAATAATGTGTTTATGTCATAaacataaatacagtaaaacccctggtatttggcacctatggggattggtaggtgccggATGTGCATTTTCCGGATGCTTGAGACTGATCTTTACATTGCCTAGCTAATGCATCTGGAGGCAGTTCAATGGCAATTGCAGAGTTTAAGGTCACCAGTGAAGGAGAGAATAAATATCAGAATATCAAGCAACTGAAAATGGAGGGAGAGTTTTGATGAAGGGATTAGAAAGAAAGTAATGTGGGAGACTATGGAAAGATTTGAAATCAAGGAcaagaattttaaaattgattCAGTAATTACTGGGGAACAATTATAGTCACAAGTGTGATTGGGTCTATGTATGAGTTGGAACAATTAGAATAGCAAGTATTGCAACGCCATTACATTGCCagtaacccaggttcgaatctgccactatctgtcaggagtttgtacgctctccccatatcTGGGTGGGTTTGGTCTGGCTTCtggtcccacccttcaaaactgtgTCTGCGACTGCCTGCGCCCGTCTGCATTCCTACCTGctgactgca
It encodes the following:
- the LOC138748749 gene encoding voltage-gated potassium channel KCNC1-like — translated: MISSVCVSSFRGRKAGNKPPSKSCLKGDMGKNEESDKIVINVGGIKHETYKNTLKTLPGTRLSWLTEPDAFSNFDYDPKTDEFFFDRHPSVFAYVLNYYRTGKLHCPADVCGPLFEEELAFWGIDETDVEACCWMNYRQHRDAEEALDSFETPEPEDEEDGDLKRLCLQEDSGRKLGCWKKMQPKVWALFEDPYSSKAARYVAFASLFFILLSITTFCLETHEAFNHMVNRTETIITGNSTSVVEDVEIETEAFLTYVEGMCVIWFTFEFLMRIMFCPDKKEFVKNSLNIIDFVAILPFYLEVGLSGLSSKAAKDVLGFLRVVRFVRILRIFKLTRHFIGLRVLGHTLRASTNEFLLLIIFLALGVLIFATMIYYAERIGADPKDITGNKHTSFKNIPIGFWWAVVTMTTLGYGDMYPETWSGMLVGALCALAGVLTIAMPVPVIVNNFGMYYSLAMAKQKLPKKKNKHIPRAPQPGSPNYCKPDIKSPQRSAQGDPCPLAQEEIIEINRADPKQNGNAANAALANEDCPTIDQPLSPEENQPITPGARERYTRDRACFLLTTGDFEHSPDRSIRKGYEKSRSLNNISGMSGNALRLSPVTSPFNSPCPLRRPQSPIPSIL